A portion of the Leptospira inadai serovar Lyme str. 10 genome contains these proteins:
- a CDS encoding NADH-quinone oxidoreductase subunit N, protein MSPIPGVNDLLSILPILILSGGGVLLLILQFAFQGAEFRVVRFASGLVLVGAFIALLHTQFEYPGPGKYFGDHYEVSSLGFWFGALYLVMAFGTILASPRSLQQHNMQFPEFYPLLLFSTAGMFLMTDGRDTVTIFTGLELMSLALYVLVGMARSDEYSLEASLKYFLLGSFSSGFFLMGMAFLFGGSGSTSLSESLKPLAISGFDANFTKIGLLLLLTGIAFKIALFPYHSWTPDAYEGALTPVTGFMATASKTASMGLLVIVFAHMPIPVFSSEWAWVTGILALLSMTYGNFLALKQENLKRLLAYSSIAHAGYVVAGISLGVREEAIFYLMVYSFMSLGAFAIIAYLEQGRRQVTFASIQSLSITHPWSALVLFLFFLSLAGIPPLGGFWAKLFLFQKIAEQGNDLARLLLIGGIANSALALYYYAKVGISAYMSSETGEISKDEKVRPSYGVVVVSGLSLVFILVGWYFLQPKDLTNITLEHRSESIQK, encoded by the coding sequence ATGAGTCCGATTCCAGGTGTGAACGACTTACTTTCCATTCTCCCGATATTGATTCTTTCGGGAGGCGGAGTTTTATTATTAATTCTTCAATTTGCATTTCAAGGAGCCGAGTTTAGGGTCGTTCGATTTGCCAGCGGGTTGGTGTTGGTAGGAGCGTTCATCGCCTTGCTCCACACTCAATTCGAATACCCCGGTCCCGGAAAGTATTTCGGAGACCATTACGAAGTGAGCTCTTTGGGTTTCTGGTTCGGCGCGCTTTATTTAGTTATGGCGTTCGGAACGATTTTGGCCTCTCCGAGATCATTACAGCAACATAATATGCAATTTCCGGAATTCTATCCGTTGCTTTTATTTTCGACTGCGGGTATGTTCTTAATGACGGACGGCAGGGACACCGTCACGATCTTTACAGGATTGGAATTGATGAGTCTTGCTCTATACGTTTTGGTAGGCATGGCAAGAAGCGACGAGTATTCGTTGGAGGCGAGCCTAAAGTATTTCCTACTCGGAAGTTTTTCTTCCGGATTCTTCTTAATGGGAATGGCTTTTTTATTCGGCGGTTCCGGAAGCACGAGCCTATCCGAGAGTTTAAAACCTTTGGCAATCAGCGGTTTCGACGCGAATTTCACGAAGATAGGATTGCTTCTCTTATTAACGGGCATTGCATTTAAGATCGCACTTTTTCCGTACCATTCCTGGACTCCTGACGCATACGAAGGCGCGTTGACTCCGGTAACCGGATTTATGGCTACGGCTTCGAAAACCGCGTCGATGGGACTCTTGGTGATCGTTTTTGCGCATATGCCCATACCGGTTTTTTCCAGCGAATGGGCCTGGGTCACCGGAATATTGGCACTTCTTTCCATGACTTACGGAAATTTTCTGGCTCTAAAACAGGAAAACTTAAAACGATTGCTCGCGTATTCCTCCATAGCGCACGCAGGTTATGTCGTCGCCGGAATTAGCCTCGGAGTCCGGGAAGAGGCCATTTTCTATTTAATGGTTTATTCATTCATGAGTTTGGGGGCGTTCGCGATCATTGCGTACTTGGAGCAGGGTCGTCGGCAGGTAACGTTCGCCTCCATCCAATCCCTATCGATTACCCATCCTTGGTCCGCCTTGGTCTTGTTTTTATTTTTTCTTTCTTTAGCGGGAATTCCGCCCTTAGGAGGATTCTGGGCCAAGTTATTCTTGTTCCAAAAAATTGCGGAACAAGGGAATGATCTGGCGAGGCTCTTACTGATCGGAGGGATCGCAAATTCGGCCTTGGCTCTTTATTATTATGCGAAGGTCGGAATTTCCGCGTACATGAGTTCCGAAACGGGAGAGATTTCCAAGGATGAAAAAGTAAGGCCGAGCTACGGAGTCGTCGTCGTTTCGGGTTTGAGTCTCGTCTTTATTCTTGTCGGATGGTATTTTTTACAACCCAAGGACCTGACTAATATAACCCTCGAACACCGATCGGAGTCTATTCAAAAATAA
- a CDS encoding complex I subunit 4 family protein — MPQYYLTILLFLPVLGIPVLFFSNREGWIRSVASIITFSVFGMTVPLFFEFVQGDSGPQFVHRIPNFLDLSPGGLDYYVAIDGFSLLLIGMSTILFFLSSLSAVSNVKHRVREFFILLLLVETGVLGVFLSFNLVQFYVFWEWMVLPFALMVGIWGESGRIRASMKYLVFSFTGSVFMLASILVLYHYSSTFDLEELAVLPLSNIPSDLRFWLFIGFSFAFAIKVPLFPFHTWMPDVHEEAPTVGSVDLAGILLKIGLFAYIRVVIPIFPQVFLEYRDFFAGLAVAGIVYGAVVALTQANSKRLVAFSSLSHMGFCILGILTLTEEGVSGGMLQMVNHGFTSGLLFFLLGMLHERTGTNRLTDYSGIAKVAPFLAAFIGLAAFASAGLPGTNGFVGEFLILIGTFKYHILYGVLAGTAIIFAAGYMLIFAKSLLFGEPNHITANLVALNLREKFILTVTAGFILVMGVFPNPFLKFITPSARVVLNSAGEEALKERAFSEKEGSLRQVERKYKDYRSLGTAVSSYEERIPVLKGMGIPGFRRSAKEKEE, encoded by the coding sequence GTGCCTCAGTATTATCTCACGATTCTTCTCTTTTTACCCGTATTAGGAATTCCGGTCTTATTTTTTTCCAATCGCGAAGGTTGGATTCGTTCGGTCGCGTCGATCATTACGTTTTCCGTTTTTGGAATGACCGTCCCTCTGTTTTTCGAATTCGTCCAAGGAGATAGCGGGCCGCAATTCGTGCATCGAATTCCTAATTTCCTGGATTTAAGCCCGGGCGGACTCGATTACTATGTCGCGATCGACGGCTTTTCCTTGCTTCTAATCGGGATGTCGACCATCCTATTTTTCTTATCTTCGTTATCGGCAGTTTCCAACGTAAAACACCGAGTCAGGGAATTCTTTATTCTTCTTTTACTCGTCGAGACGGGCGTGCTCGGAGTATTTCTTTCGTTCAATCTGGTTCAATTCTACGTATTCTGGGAATGGATGGTACTGCCGTTTGCATTGATGGTAGGGATTTGGGGGGAATCGGGCAGGATCCGCGCTTCTATGAAATATCTGGTATTTTCATTTACCGGATCGGTGTTTATGTTGGCGAGTATTCTCGTGCTCTACCATTATTCCTCCACGTTCGATCTGGAGGAATTAGCGGTATTACCTTTATCTAATATTCCTTCCGACCTTCGCTTTTGGCTTTTTATCGGATTTAGTTTTGCGTTTGCGATTAAGGTTCCGTTGTTTCCTTTTCACACTTGGATGCCGGACGTGCATGAGGAAGCTCCGACGGTGGGTTCCGTGGATTTGGCCGGAATTTTACTTAAGATAGGGCTGTTCGCGTACATTCGCGTCGTTATTCCGATTTTCCCTCAGGTATTTTTGGAATACAGGGATTTCTTCGCAGGCTTGGCGGTTGCAGGTATCGTTTACGGGGCTGTCGTCGCTTTGACGCAGGCGAATAGTAAGAGACTCGTGGCTTTTTCCTCTCTTTCGCATATGGGATTTTGTATCTTGGGAATTCTGACCTTAACCGAAGAAGGGGTATCGGGCGGAATGTTACAAATGGTGAATCACGGCTTCACTTCGGGGCTTCTGTTCTTTTTATTAGGAATGTTGCATGAACGAACCGGTACGAATCGCTTAACGGACTATTCCGGAATCGCAAAGGTGGCGCCGTTCTTAGCGGCTTTTATAGGATTGGCCGCGTTTGCAAGCGCCGGTCTACCCGGAACGAACGGATTCGTGGGCGAGTTTTTGATCCTTATCGGAACATTCAAATATCATATTCTTTACGGAGTTTTAGCGGGTACGGCCATCATATTCGCGGCGGGATATATGCTGATATTCGCAAAATCGTTGTTATTCGGAGAACCGAATCATATTACGGCGAACCTCGTTGCTCTGAATCTTAGGGAAAAATTTATCCTGACGGTTACCGCGGGATTTATTTTGGTGATGGGTGTTTTCCCGAATCCATTTTTAAAATTCATAACGCCGAGCGCCCGGGTTGTGCTGAATAGCGCAGGCGAAGAAGCGCTAAAAGAGAGGGCTTTTTCGGAAAAAGAAGGATCTTTACGACAAGTGGAACGCAAATATAAGGATTATCGATCGCTCGGCACCGCGGTTTCGAGTTATGAGGAAAGAATCCCCGTTTTAAAAGGGATGGGAATACCGGGATTTCGCCGTTCCGCAAAGGAGAAAGAAGAATGA
- a CDS encoding SseB family protein, with translation MSFFRKFLSLLNREIRNASDAEADDSAFRRAMIQYGKKKNPKNLAKLSEELTRSSFLVPRLEAGKLPPGKKTKPKSKKKAPAKKKKKLEQEDQIVLLYVRDENGRIFLPAFSHPEEVIRYFGKETTTIRLPAPDLWRTGLGNKEVAGVVIDPATTLWILSREHLEVLREG, from the coding sequence ATGTCCTTTTTTAGAAAATTTCTCTCGTTATTAAACCGCGAGATACGTAATGCTTCCGACGCCGAGGCTGATGATTCCGCATTCCGCCGTGCGATGATCCAGTACGGGAAAAAGAAGAATCCGAAAAATTTAGCGAAGCTATCCGAAGAACTGACCAGATCCTCTTTTCTCGTCCCGCGCTTAGAAGCGGGAAAACTTCCTCCAGGAAAAAAGACGAAACCTAAATCTAAAAAGAAAGCTCCTGCAAAGAAAAAGAAAAAGCTAGAGCAAGAGGATCAAATCGTTTTACTGTATGTGAGGGATGAGAATGGACGAATCTTCCTGCCGGCATTCTCGCATCCTGAAGAAGTGATTCGGTATTTCGGCAAGGAAACGACTACGATTCGACTTCCGGCTCCGGATCTTTGGCGGACAGGGCTTGGGAATAAGGAAGTCGCCGGGGTTGTGATCGATCCGGCAACGACTCTTTGGATTCTTTCCCGCGAACATTTGGAAGTTCTTCGGGAAGGATAG
- the nuoL gene encoding NADH-quinone oxidoreductase subunit L — MAWDIWIPVLVILPLVGSVINALFGRMLKGNWPGILGTIFSFASFGVGLYAFLAFKPLERQVPEIVSFFHWLDVGGFNVEVAYQIDQLSLFMVLIITGIGSLIHLYSIGYMKGNPSNGRFFSYLNLFVFSMLHLVLAENLVVLFFGWEGVGLCSYLLIGFDTHKETAANAGIKAFITNRIADLAMVGGIALTYWYTGTLSFTQIASVLPELRGFQYVLPIVTTCYFIGAMGKSAQFPFHVWLPDAMAGPTPVSALIHAATMVTAGIFLIARLNFLFILTPQVGLWITVIGTFTAFFAATIGIFQNDIKKVLAYSTVSQLGYMFVAMGVGAYVAGLFHLLTHAFFKALLFLGSGSVIHSLHDEQDLRRMGGLKTQMKVTWFTFLTGTLAISGIPPFSGFFSKDLILEKAYFYHPLFFGLGVVTALLTTFYMFRLTFLTFTGSSRISPSVHPHESPWTITLPLILLAFGAAFSGFLFVPESLGGVDLLERYFQPIFALGKEYSQSAIRHSVNVHHLSPSAELTLALLSLGAVGIGFGLAWYFYSRTGQIPSSEEEYSSWREWIAKKYYVDEFFSNVVVGPVLFFSEFFSSIVEKRFIDKILVNTGRLSSGISLVLRRLQTGTVVDYAFMIILGTILILSLFLWRGL, encoded by the coding sequence ATGGCCTGGGATATTTGGATACCGGTCCTTGTAATTTTACCGTTAGTCGGGTCCGTAATAAACGCTCTTTTCGGTAGAATGCTGAAAGGAAATTGGCCCGGCATACTAGGAACTATTTTTTCTTTCGCCTCTTTTGGCGTCGGACTTTATGCGTTTCTCGCATTTAAACCCCTGGAACGTCAGGTTCCCGAGATCGTTTCTTTTTTTCATTGGTTGGACGTAGGCGGGTTTAATGTCGAGGTCGCTTATCAAATCGATCAACTTTCTCTGTTTATGGTTTTGATCATAACCGGTATCGGAAGTCTGATTCATCTTTACTCGATCGGTTATATGAAAGGTAATCCGAGTAACGGCCGCTTTTTTTCCTATCTGAACCTATTCGTTTTTTCCATGTTGCATTTGGTCTTGGCCGAAAACCTCGTTGTTTTATTCTTCGGTTGGGAAGGAGTCGGGCTTTGTTCCTACCTTTTGATAGGTTTCGATACGCATAAAGAAACGGCGGCGAATGCAGGGATTAAGGCCTTTATTACGAACCGAATTGCGGATCTTGCGATGGTCGGCGGGATTGCGTTGACGTATTGGTATACGGGAACTCTTTCCTTTACTCAAATCGCATCCGTACTTCCGGAACTTCGCGGCTTCCAATACGTTCTGCCTATCGTAACGACTTGCTATTTCATAGGGGCTATGGGTAAGTCCGCGCAATTTCCGTTTCATGTTTGGTTACCCGATGCGATGGCAGGACCGACTCCCGTATCGGCATTGATACACGCGGCGACAATGGTAACTGCGGGAATCTTTCTGATCGCCAGATTGAATTTTCTCTTCATTCTAACGCCGCAAGTCGGACTTTGGATTACCGTTATCGGCACCTTTACGGCTTTTTTTGCGGCGACGATCGGAATTTTTCAAAACGATATTAAGAAAGTTTTGGCCTATTCTACGGTGTCTCAGCTCGGATATATGTTCGTCGCGATGGGCGTGGGTGCCTACGTTGCCGGGCTGTTTCATTTATTAACCCACGCATTCTTTAAAGCATTATTGTTTCTAGGTTCCGGATCGGTTATCCATTCTTTACACGACGAACAGGATCTTCGAAGAATGGGCGGATTGAAAACCCAGATGAAAGTGACTTGGTTCACTTTTTTAACGGGAACGCTGGCGATTTCCGGGATTCCTCCGTTTAGCGGATTCTTTTCCAAAGATCTGATATTAGAAAAAGCGTATTTTTACCATCCTCTGTTTTTCGGATTGGGCGTCGTAACCGCCTTATTAACGACGTTCTATATGTTTCGCTTAACATTTCTTACGTTTACGGGCTCTTCCAGAATCTCGCCGAGCGTCCATCCTCATGAATCTCCTTGGACGATTACGCTCCCTCTAATCTTATTGGCTTTTGGAGCGGCTTTCAGCGGATTTCTTTTTGTTCCGGAATCGTTAGGCGGTGTCGATCTTTTAGAACGTTATTTCCAGCCGATTTTCGCTTTAGGAAAAGAATATTCTCAATCCGCGATTCGTCATTCGGTAAACGTTCATCATTTAAGTCCCAGTGCCGAATTGACCTTGGCCTTATTGTCTTTAGGAGCCGTCGGGATCGGTTTTGGCCTGGCCTGGTATTTCTATTCTCGTACGGGCCAGATCCCATCATCAGAAGAGGAATACTCCAGTTGGCGGGAATGGATCGCCAAGAAATACTATGTAGACGAGTTCTTTTCGAACGTGGTTGTCGGACCTGTTTTATTTTTTTCGGAATTCTTTTCTTCGATTGTCGAAAAGCGCTTCATAGATAAGATACTAGTCAATACCGGTCGACTCTCTTCGGGTATTTCCCTGGTGCTTAGGCGTTTGCAAACCGGAACCGTCGTTGATTATGCTTTTATGATCATCCTTGGTACTATTCTGATTCTATCTTTGTTCCTTTGGAGGGGATTGTAA